The sequence CTACTTGAGTCTGGTAGCGCAAAAGCGGATGCAGTTGTTGTTGCAGAGCAATTATGACTCAGACGACTTGGACGCTTACATAATTCTACAACGTGCGGTGGTGGCGGGTGATGTGAAACCCGAATCGCCCAGACAAACGACCACGAGTAAGGATGCTGCAGTCAATATAAAAACTGCTTACCAAGTCGCCGCAGAGACGGCTTTTGCTGCAGCTATTGCACTTTCTACACTAAAAGGTAGTAATGAACATCCTTCTTTAGGCACATAATACCAATAAAATATGCACCGCAGATCTTAGCAATGGAGGGCACAGAACTGCTGTGCTCCCTACAAAATACAGCAGACGTGGTGCAAGTACGTGAAAACTGGTGTGTTTTTAACGCCAATATGATTAAAAAATAATTAAATATCTGATTTTTTGTTTGAACAGTAGTAATGTGTCTTTAGTTTGTGCTAAAAACACAAGCATGATAATTTCACTAAATACTTAGTTTTATCATTGCGTCAAATTATAAACATAAACAAGTGTTGTTGTTTAGTGAAGTAACAGACAAAGTATTTATTTATTAAATTATTTAGGTGTAAAAGTATCCTGTAGACTTAATCAATAATTTTTCATCCCTCTGAGAGTAGCAAGTTAGGGAACTCTATATCTGTAAGGAACAAAGACTGAATATTTAATTTATTTGAGCGACTGATTGGCGATCGCAAATAATAAGCAATCATTAAGTTTTACGCTATTAGGCACAATAATTCTAGAGAACGCATAGCCTTACAAAGATCCCCGGTGTAAACTTTAGCAAGACAGACAATAACCATACCCAATGCTTAACAAAGTCATAGCATTATCACAAACAAAGGTATAAATAATTGGCAACATTGGGTAAAAACAGTAAACAATAGCCATAGCTAAATTTGGAGTTTTGCCAACCTATGCAGCCAATTCGTACATTTAATGTTTCCCCTTCACTACCGCCGCGACTCGAACCGCTGCGGCGGCTGGCATATAACTTACACTGGGATTGGAACGCCGAGACAAAGGATTTGTTTCGGCGTCTAGACCCTGATTTGTGGGAATCTAGCCGTCACAACCCAGTCTTAACTCTCGGTGCTATCAGTCAATCGCGGCTTTTGGAAGTTGTAGAAGATGAAGGCTTCCTAGCGCAAATGGATCGAGCTGATCGCCAGTTGGAAGATTATTTGCAAGAGCACACTTGGTACCAAAAACAGCGGAGTCAGCATCCCAAGGAATGCTTTGCTTATTTCTCGGCGGAATTTGGACTTGTTGATTGTTTACCTGTCTATTCTGGTGGTTTGGGTGTTCTCGCGGGGGATCATCTCAAATCTGCTAGTGATTTGGGATTACCATTAGTTGGTGTGGGCTTATTGTACCAACAAGGTTACTTTGCCCAGTATTTGAACGCTGATGGTTGGCAGCAAGAGCGTTATCCCATCAACGATTTTTATAACATGCCGTTGCATCTGGAGCGCAACGCTGATGGTTCAGAATTGCGGATTGAGGTAGAGTATCCAGGACGCAAGGTTTATGCTCGTGTTTGGCGTGTGCAAGTGGGAACTGTACCACTGTATATGCTAGACACTAACATTGAACCCAACAACCCTTACGACCACGACATCACAGACCAGCTTTATGGTGGTGATATCGATATGCGGATTCACCAGGAAATTATGCTGGGAATCGGTGGTGTACAGATGTTGAAAGCGTTGGGTTATGAAGTCACCGCTTACCACATGAATGAAGGTCACGCTGCTTTTTCTGCTTTGGAGCGGATTCGTCTGTTAATTCAAGAAGAGGGATTGAGTTTTGCTGACGCTAAACAGGTTGTGGCTTCTAGTAATATCTTCACCACCCATACCCCAGTACCTGCGGGGATAGATTTGTTTCCTCCCGATAAGACTTTGTATTATCTGGGATATTATGCAGATATCTTTGATTTACCGAAAGAGCAGTTTTTAGGACTGGGACGAGAAAATACAGGTGATTTATCTGCACCTTTTAGTATGGCGGTCTTGGCGTTGAAAATGGCGACATTTTCTAACGGTGTGGCTCAACTACATGGTGTGGTGTCACGACAGATGTTTCAGGGTTTGTGGAAGAAAGTACCTGTGGATGAGGTGCCGATCGCTGCTATTACTAATGGTGTCCATGCTCGCAGTTGCGTCTCTAAATCAACACAAGAGTTGTACGATCGCTATTTAGGCCCCAACTGGTCGTCAGCACCAATAGATAGTCAGTTGTGGGAACGGATGGAGGCGATCCCAGATGAAGAATTGTGGCGCAATCACGAACGCTGTCGCCTAGACATGATTTTGTATGTGCGCGACCATTTAGTCAAGCATCTGCGCGATCGCGGTGCTTCTGCTTCCGAAATCACCCAAGCCCAAGAAGTCCTCGACCCCAACGTTTTAACTATTGGTTTTGCTCGTCGCTTCGCTACCTACAAACGCGCTACCCTGTGGATGCGCGATTTAGAGCGCATCAGACATATTTTATTGGGGAACAAGCACCGCAAAGTACAATTTGTGATTGCAGGGAAAGCCCACCCGAAAGATATTCCGGGTAAAGAATTGATCCGCGATATCAATCACTTTATCCGCGAACAACACCTCGAAAAACAAGTAGTCTTTGTTCCCAACTACGACATCCACATCTCCCGGTTGATGGTAGCTGGTTGCGACATCTGGTTAAATACACCCCGTCGTCCCCGCGAAGCTTCTGGTACTAGCGGTATGAAGGCTGCTATGAATGGATTACCCAATTTAAGCGTCCTTGATGGTTGGTGGGATGAAGCTGATTATGTCCGCACCGGTTGGGCGATTGGACATGGGGAAAATTACGAAGACCCCAATTACCAAGACGAAGTAGAATCTAACGCGCTCTACGATTTGATTGAGAAAGAAGTTGCACCTTTATTTTATGACCACCGCGATCTCGATGGTTTACCCAGGCGGTGGGTGGCGAAAATGAAAGATGCAATTCGCTTGAATTGTCCATTCTTCAACACAGCGCGGATGGTGCGAGAATACGCACAGCGGGCTTATTTCCCCGCTAGCGATCGCTATCATACCCTGAATGCGAATAACTACCAGCCAGCCAAGGAGCTAGCCGCGTGGAAAGCTAACCTCAGCGAACACTGGTTTAACATCAAAATCAAAGATGTGGAAGTATCAGCGGCCGCAGATATCGAAGTTAATCAAACCGTAGCTGTCAAAGCTAAAGTTGATTTGGCTACCCTAAGCAACAACGATGTCCAAGTAGAACTGTACCAAGGTGCTATTGACGCTAACGGTGATATCGTCAATGCGATTCCCGTAGCGATGGATTACCAAGGCGAAAACACAGAAGGGTTAAGTATTTACACGGCTAACATCACCTACACCACCTCTGGTTTACAAGGCTTATCCTTGCGAGTGATACCGAAACATCAACACCTTTCCAACGCCTATGAACCGAGGTTAATTGCTTGGGCTGAGTAAGGCTAATCTCAAATTCTTTGGGGGATAACAATGTAACCAGTAGTGCGATCGCCTAGTACTAAATTACGTTGTTCTCCCCAATACCACCAGTGTGCAGCTACGTAAGCGCAGATCAAGCTATCTAATTGGTCTTCCGTGGCTTTGAGAGCTGCACCTGTAGTGGGTATTTCCCCAGTCAGCACATCACCACAACACAGTGGTAAATCTAGATGGGGGAGAACATCGACAATCAAATTATACAGCTTGATTAATTCTTGACGGCGATCGCCCAAGCGTCCCTTTTTATATTTGAGAATCCGTTCCAAATTAAATAGATTCACAATCGCTGGATGGGGAAAAACTTCTATTTGATATCTGCCGAGTTTTTGCGGTGCGATCGTCGGTGCGTGGGCAAAACCGCGAGACTCTAATTCTAAACCAAAATTAACCGTGCGCTCTGCGAAAGCCAAACCCAAATTTGCAGGATAACAGCCAGCGTGATATTTACCAAAATATTTGTGAGTTAATTTATCAGGTAAACGATTTCCAGTAGCATTAGGAATTAAAGTCGGCGCATCCACAGCTACGAGCGCAGGTTCTCCCGGTTGCACACAAGCATCAA is a genomic window of Fortiea contorta PCC 7126 containing:
- a CDS encoding DUF429 domain-containing protein, with amino-acid sequence MKFLGIDLGWKSQPSGLCYLQLIDAKLQLIALDRQEAIADIFTWIDACVQPGEPALVAVDAPTLIPNATGNRLPDKLTHKYFGKYHAGCYPANLGLAFAERTVNFGLELESRGFAHAPTIAPQKLGRYQIEVFPHPAIVNLFNLERILKYKKGRLGDRRQELIKLYNLIVDVLPHLDLPLCCGDVLTGEIPTTGAALKATEDQLDSLICAYVAAHWWYWGEQRNLVLGDRTTGYIVIPQRI
- the glgP gene encoding alpha-glucan family phosphorylase is translated as MQPIRTFNVSPSLPPRLEPLRRLAYNLHWDWNAETKDLFRRLDPDLWESSRHNPVLTLGAISQSRLLEVVEDEGFLAQMDRADRQLEDYLQEHTWYQKQRSQHPKECFAYFSAEFGLVDCLPVYSGGLGVLAGDHLKSASDLGLPLVGVGLLYQQGYFAQYLNADGWQQERYPINDFYNMPLHLERNADGSELRIEVEYPGRKVYARVWRVQVGTVPLYMLDTNIEPNNPYDHDITDQLYGGDIDMRIHQEIMLGIGGVQMLKALGYEVTAYHMNEGHAAFSALERIRLLIQEEGLSFADAKQVVASSNIFTTHTPVPAGIDLFPPDKTLYYLGYYADIFDLPKEQFLGLGRENTGDLSAPFSMAVLALKMATFSNGVAQLHGVVSRQMFQGLWKKVPVDEVPIAAITNGVHARSCVSKSTQELYDRYLGPNWSSAPIDSQLWERMEAIPDEELWRNHERCRLDMILYVRDHLVKHLRDRGASASEITQAQEVLDPNVLTIGFARRFATYKRATLWMRDLERIRHILLGNKHRKVQFVIAGKAHPKDIPGKELIRDINHFIREQHLEKQVVFVPNYDIHISRLMVAGCDIWLNTPRRPREASGTSGMKAAMNGLPNLSVLDGWWDEADYVRTGWAIGHGENYEDPNYQDEVESNALYDLIEKEVAPLFYDHRDLDGLPRRWVAKMKDAIRLNCPFFNTARMVREYAQRAYFPASDRYHTLNANNYQPAKELAAWKANLSEHWFNIKIKDVEVSAAADIEVNQTVAVKAKVDLATLSNNDVQVELYQGAIDANGDIVNAIPVAMDYQGENTEGLSIYTANITYTTSGLQGLSLRVIPKHQHLSNAYEPRLIAWAE